The following are encoded together in the Phaseolus vulgaris cultivar G19833 chromosome 9, P. vulgaris v2.0, whole genome shotgun sequence genome:
- the LOC137820284 gene encoding F-box protein GID2, giving the protein MKRPLPSATSRQEETKMKKAKAVLLEEEDVVERVEGLGRFDDNLLFEVLKHVDARTLAMAGCVNKQWHKTAQDERLWELICTKQWANTGCGEQQLRSVVLALGGFRRLHALYLFPLSKPQTSSSSSSSSSSPWGPTIPQVIRSKPLRLGKDEVHLSLSLLSIRYYEKMNFNNRTR; this is encoded by the coding sequence ATGAAGCGTCCACTTCCCTCCGCCACCTCCCGCCAGGAGGAGACCAAGATGAAGAAGGCCAAGGCGGTGCTACTTGAGGAGGAGGACGTGGTGGAGCGCGTGGAGGGGTTGGGGCGTTTCGACGACAACCTGCTGTTCGAGGTGTTGAAGCACGTGGACGCGCGTACGCTGGCGATGGCGGGGTGTGTGAACAAGCAGTGGCACAAGACGGCGCAGGACGAGAGGCTCTGGGAACTGATCTGCACGAAGCAGTGGGCCAACACTGGATGCGGGGAGCAACAGCTGCGATCGGTGGTCCTTGCCCTCGGTGGCTTCCGCCGCCTTCACGCGCTTTATCTCTTCCCTCTCTCCAAGCCTCAGACATCATCCTCCTCCTCGTCCTCCTCCTCCTCGCCGTGGGGCCCTACCATCCCCCAGGTCATTCGATCGAAGCCTCTGCGTTTGGGGAAGGACGAGGTTCACCTCTCTCTTTCACTTCTCTCCATTCGCTACTACGAGAAGATGAATTTCAATAACCGAACCAGATGA
- the LOC137821229 gene encoding putative receptor protein kinase ZmPK1, whose protein sequence is MHLMLSRAMHINLFLLLLFISTSYAATDTLPEGSSLSVEKQSDTLLSSNGDFSAGFFQVGENAFCFSVCFTRSKEPTVLWMANRDEPVNGKDSFLSLWKNGNLVLTDAGGTVIWETATLSSSKLHVKLRNDGNLLLLTSKGTIIWQSFDSPTDTLLPTQPLTERVGLVSSRSATNHSTGFYKLYYDNDNVLRLLYKGQTFSSVYWPPSWQLPINIGRSTYNITKTALLDSLGHFTSSDGFQFRSTDYPKKVYRRLKMDSDGNLRLYSFNEEHKMWEVTWQVVPQPCMIHGICGANSLCNHDPNIGRTCYCLKGFKIKDPNDWTQGCEPEFSSSDISCGSRESLGFLHVPTTELYGYDWNVTRVKSLKECQNICLSLCDKCVAVQLKFNEFSDYNCYPKTMAFNGRDSPNFDGEIYLKLPNAILRSSTKILKHSPMNCSVGLSQKLNRFYQPPEKNSTLSFLVWFAFGVGVFELSTSFLVWFFLLRTSKHPDTKDQQHHLLSATGFQRFTYAELKSATKGFKEEVGRGAGGVVYKGTLYDNRVAAIKRLNEATQGEAEFLAEISTIGMLNHMNLIDMWGYCVDGKHRLLVYEYMEHGSLADNLFGNALDWKKRFNVAVGTAKGLAYLHEECLEWILHCDVKPQNILLDSNFLPKVADFGLSKLLNRDERGNSSFSRIRGTRGYMAPEWVYNLRITSKVDVYSYGIVVLEMVSGRSPMAIHSLENSGDIEQHRLVTWIREKIKHSPTCAFWMEEIIDPNLEGNYDVSEVEVLVKVALQCVEDDMNERPSMSQVAEMLQANQNKLLPR, encoded by the coding sequence ATGCACCTTATGCTATCTAGAGCAATGCATATAAACCTCTTTCTCCTTCTCCTCTTCATCTCAACTTCATATGCAGCCACAGATACACTTCCAGAAGGCTCCTCACTTTCAGTAGAGAAACAAAGTGACACCCTTCTTTCATCCAATGGCGATTTTTCTGCTGGCTTCTTCCAAGTTGGTGAAAACGCCTTCTGCTTTTCCGTTTGCTTCACGCGCTCCAAAGAGCCCACCGTTTTATGGATGGCCAACCGTGACGAACCCGTCAACGGCAAAGACTCCTTCCTCTCACTCTGGAAAAACGGCAACCTCGTTTTGACGGATGCTGGAGGAACCGTTATCTGGGAAACCGCCACTCTTTCCTCCTCCAAACTTCATGTAAAGCTAAGAAACGATGGAAACCTCCTTCTCCTCACTTCCAAAGGCACCATCATTTGGCAAAGCTTCGATTCCCCAACCGACACCCTTCTTCCAACGCAACCACTCACGGAGCGAGTCGGCCTCGTTTCTTCAAGAAGTGCAACGAACCATTCCACGGGATTCTACAAACTTTACTACGACAACGACAACGTTCTTCGTTTACTCTACAAAGGTCAAACGTTTTCCAGTGTGTACTGGCCTCCATCGTGGCAGCTTCCAATTAACATAGGCAGATCCACCTACAATATAACCAAAACCGCTTTGTTAGATTCCCTTGGACACTTCACTTCCTCTGATGGGTTTCAGTTCCGCTCCACCGATTATCCCAAAAAGGTGTACAGGAGACTCAAGATGGATTCAGATGGTAACCTGCGTTTGTATAGCTTCAACGAGGAGCATAAGATGTGGGAGGTGACGTGGCAAGTTGTTCCCCAACCGTGCATGATTCATGGAATTTGTGGAGCTAACAGCTTGTGCAATCATGATCCTAATATCGGAAGGACTTGCTATTGCTTGAAAGGGTTTAAGATTAAGGATCCTAATGACTGGACTCAGGGGTGTGAGCCTGAGTTTTCTTCTTCTGATATTTCTTGCGGCAGTCGCGAGTCTTTGGGTTTTCTCCATGTTCCAACCACGGAACTCTATGGCTATGACTGGAACGTGACACGCGTTAAGAGCTTAAAGGAATGCCAGAATATATGTCTGTCACTTTGTGATAAATGTGTAGCTGTTCAATTAAAGTTTAACGAGTTTTCTGACTATAATTGCTACCCGAAAACGATGGCATTCAATGGACGGGATAGTCCTAATTTCGATGGAGAGATCTATCTAAAGTTGCCGAATGCGATTTTGCGCTCGTCCACGAAGATTCTAAAGCATTCCCCGATGAATTGCTCCGTTGGTTTGTCTCAAAAGTTGAACAGGTTTTATCAGCCGCCAGAAAAAAACTCGACGTTGAGTTTCTTGGTTTGGTTCGCTTTCGGGGTCGGGGTGTTTGAGCTTTCCACCAGTTTCCTAGTCTGGTTCTTCTTGTTAAGAACAAGCAAGCACCCTGATACGAAGGATCAACAACACCACCTTCTTTCTGCCACAGGGTTTCAGAGGTTCACCTACGCAGAGCTAAAATCGGCAACAAAAGGGTTCAAAGAAGAGGTTGGGCGAGGAGCAGGAGGGGTTGTTTACAAAGGGACGTTATATGATAACCGTGTTGCCGCTATTAAACGCTTAAACGAAGCTACTCAAGGGGAAGCTGAATTTTTGGCTGAAATAAGCACAATTGGCATGCTGAACCACATGAATTTGATTGACATGTGGGGGTACTGCGTTGATGGGAAGCACAGGCTTTTGGTGTATGAGTACATGGAACATGGATCTTTAGCAGACAATCTCTTTGGCAACGCACTTGATTGGAAGAAAAGGTTCAACGTGGCAGTGGGCACAGCGAAAGGTTTGGCTTACTTACACGAAGAGTGTTTGGAGTGGATTCTTCATTGCGACGTGAAGCCTCAAAACATTCTCCTTGACTCAAATTTCCTACCCAAGGTAGCAGATTTTGGGTTGTCAAAACTTTTAAACAGAGACGAGCGTGGAAATTCTAGTTTCTCACGAATAAGAGGGACTCGAGGTTACATGGCTCCAGAGTGGGTTTACAATCTCCGTATCACTTCTAAGGTGGATGTTTATAGCTATGGGATTGTGGTGTTGGAAATGGTGAGTGGAAGAAGCCCTATGGCAATCCACAGTCTTGAGAACAGTGGGGACATTGAACAGCATCGGTTGGTGACGTGGATAAGGGAGAAGATAAAGCACTCACCCACTTGTGCGTTTTGGATGGAGGAGATAATCGATCCCAATTTGGAAGGAAACTATGACGTTTCAGAAGTAGAGGTTTTGGTCAAAGTGGCTTTGCAGTGCGTGGAAGATGACATGAATGAAAGACCATCCATGAGTCAAGTTGCAGAGATGCTTCAGGCCAATCAAAATAAACTCCTCCCTCGTTAG
- the LOC137821500 gene encoding putative receptor protein kinase ZmPK1, whose amino-acid sequence MSLQLSSLAVQILHQGSSLSVEDPNDVMLSPNAIFCGGFYAVGQNAYSFAVWFSQPNCQTRNATVVWMANRDYPVNGKGSKLSLLNNGNLALKDADESHVWSTNTVSLSSVQLFLDDTGNLVLRETKAGGVVIWQSFDFPTDTLLPQQVFTRNAKLVSSTSETNKSSGFYTFFFDNDNILRLLYDGPEVSGLYWPDPWLATWDAGRSTFNNSRVAVMDTLGNFSSSDDLSFVTSDFGTVIQRRLVLDHDGNIRVYSRRHGGEKWSTTWQAKARPCSIHGICGPNSLCSYHQNYSVKCSCLPGYQWRNDHDWSYGCEPKFSTLCNKDESRFLYISNVELYGYESGIMTNYTLRQCQDLCLQLCNCKGIQYTYVSGRGTYTCYPKLQLRNAYRTPYFNADLYLKLPANSSYSFEGSTDDHSLDCSSSSRTMQLERAYVMSHENRYVKFLLWFVGGVGAFEVLCIFVICFFVVRTRERKYSGVDRGVYHLAMTGFRKFSYSELKQATKGFREEIGRGAGGVVFKGVLLDQRVAAVKRLKDANEGEEDFLAEVSSIGRLNHMNLIEMWGYCAEGKHRLLVYEYMENGSLAQNMESDELDWTKRFDIALGTARGLAYVHGECLEWILHCDVKPQNILLDSNYHPKVADFGLSKLRNRNDTSTYSSFSRIRGTRGYMAPEWVLNQRITSKVDVYSYGIVVLEMVTGKSATKDVVDRDNGVEKQHLSMVGWLKDKKKSECGWVSEVLKPNVKGVYEEEKMEALVRVALQCVEEEKEKRPTMSQVLETLQKCSRQYDYLRSSQISVVS is encoded by the coding sequence ATGTCTCTGCAACTTTCATCTTTAGCAGTACAAATCCTGCACCAAGGTTCATCCCTCTCAGTGGAGGACCCCAATGATGTTATGCTCTCACCAAATGCAATCTTCTGTGGCGGTTTCTATGCCGTTGGCCAAAACGCATATTCCTTCGCAGTTTGGTTCTCCCAACCCAACTGCCAAACCCGGAATGCAACCGTCGTATGGATGGCGAACCGTGACTACCCCGTAAACGGCAAGGGCTCGAAGCTTTCCCTTCTTAACAACGGCAACCTTGCCTTAAAGGACGCTGACGAATCCCACGTTTGGTCCACAAACACCGTTTCACTGTCGTCTGTGCAACTGTTTCTCGACGACACTGGCAACCTCGTTCTGCGTGAAACCAAGGCTGGCGGTGTCGTCATCTGGCAGAGCTTTGATTTCCCTACGGACACGCTTTTGCCTCAACAAGTGTTCACGAGAAATGCCAAACTGGTCTCTTCTACGAGCGAGACCAACAAGTCCTCCGGTTTCTACACCTTCTTCTTCGACAACGACAACATTCTTCGTCTTCTTTACGATGGTCCTGAAGTTTCCGGCCTTTACTGGCCAGATCCATGGTTGGCCACTTGGGACGCTGGACGTTCCACTTTCAACAACAGTCGAGTTGCGGTTATGGACACACTCGGCAATTTTAGTTCTTCAGATGATTTATCTTTTGTGACATCTGATTTTGGCACTGTGATCCAAAGAAGATTAGTGCTTGATCATGATGGAAACATTCGTGTTTATAGTCGCAGACACGGTGGAGAAAAATGGTCTACTACGTGGCAAGCCAAAGCAAGACCGTGTTCTATTCATGGTATTTGTGGCCCTAACAGTTTGTGCTCTTATCATCAAAATTATAGTGTGAAGTGCTCTTGCCTTCCCGGGTATCAGTGGAGGAATGATCACGATTGGTCTTATGGATGTGAACCGAAATTCTCTACGCTTTGCAACAAAGACGAGTCTCGGTTTTTGTATATAAGCAACGTGGAGTTATATGGCTATGAGTCTGGGATTATGACAAATTACACTCTCCGTCAGTGTCAGGATTTATGCCTTCAATTATGCAACTGTAAAGGTATTCAGTATACATATGTCTCTGGCAGAGGCACTTATACTTGTTACCCGAAGTTGCAGTTGCGGAATGCGTATCGGACACCGTATTTCAACGCTGATTTGTACTTGAAACTGCCAGCAAATAGTTCATATTCTTTTGAAGGATCCACAGATGACCACAGTCTTGATTGTTCTTCGAGTTCGAGGACGATGCAGCTTGAGAGAGCTTATGTCATGAGTCATGAAAACAGATACGTTAAGttcttgctttggtttgtaGGAGGAGTGGGGGCTTTTGAAGTTTTGTGCAtatttgttatttgtttttttgtgGTGAGAACAAGGGAGCGAAAATACTCTGGTGTGGATAGAGGAGTCTATCATTTGGCAATGACTGGTTTCAGAAAGTTCAGTTATTCTGAACTGAAACAAGCCACCAAAGGGTTTCGCGAGGAGATAGGAAGGGGTGCAGGAGGGGTTGTATTCAAAGGTGTGTTGTTGGATCAAAGAGTTGCGGCTGTGAAGAGACTCAAGGATGCTAACGAAGGAGAAGAAGATTTCCTCGCAGAAGTAAGCAGCATTGGAAGGCTTAACCATATGAATTTGATCGAGATGTGGGGGTATTGCGCTGAGGGAAAACATAGACTATTGGTGTATGAGTACATGGAAAATGGGTCTCTAGCACAAAATATGGAGTCCGATGAATTGGACTGGACCAAAAGGTTTGACATTGCGCTAGGTACAGCAAGAGGGTTGGCTTATGTTCACGGGGAATGTTTGGAGTGGATCCTACACTGTGATGTAAAGCCCCAAAACATTCTTCTTGATTCTAACTATCATCCAAAGGTAGCGGATTTTGGGCTGTCCAAGCTCCGAAACAGAAATGATACTAGTACATACTCCAGTTTTTCACGGATACGAGGAACAAGAGGGTACATGGCTCCTGAGTGGGTTTTAAACCAACGAATCACGTCCAAAGTTGATGTTTATAGCTATGGAATTGTTGTTTTGGAAATGGTAACTGGAAAGAGTGCAACAAAGGACGTTGTTGACAGGGATAATGGAGTGGAGAAACAGCATCTCAGCATGGTGGGGTGGcttaaagataaaaagaaaagtgaATGTGGTTGGGTTAGTGAAGTCTTGAAACCCAATGTAAAAGGAGTTTATGAGGAAGAGAAGATGGAAGCTTTGGTGAGAGTGGCTCTGCAATGCGTTGAGGAAGAAAAGGAGAAGAGACCCACAATGAGTCAAGTATTAGAAACGCTTCAGAAATGTAGCCGCCAATATGATTATCTACGATCATCACAAATCAGTGTCGTCTCATAA
- the LOC137821307 gene encoding protein MRG2-like isoform X2, translating to MKMGISKTSTEVTDNSDSSNSDSSNSDSSNSDSSNSNSNSSHSNSSSSTQTETDNHISLPAPYAEGEKLLATHSNYLYIAKVRQVEYNNTEGWQFLVHYLGWKKSWDEWVGMDRLMKHTEENMRKKHALDEKHGIDKNPKAPRGPLAKSKSTNVSRGRKRRNESVIKLKPALDPDKLVSIQIPPTLKKQLVDDSEFITHLGKLVKLPRSPNVKDILKNYFDYRLKKCGSMADSVEEIMKGLCSYFDKALPVMLLYKTERQQYQEACPANVFPSAIYGAEHLLRLFVKLPELLFHASIEEETLIGLQAQLLDFLRFLQKNQSTFFLSTYHVAEDIKISSNK from the exons ATGAAAATGGGGATTTCCAAGACAAGCACTGAGGTTACCGACAATAGCGATAGCAGCAATAGCGATAGCAGCAATAGCGATAGCAGCAATAGCGATAGCAGCAATAGCAATAGCAACAGCAGCCATAGCAATAGCAGCAGCAGCACTCAGACTGAAACTGACAACCATATCTCCCTTCCTGCTCCCTACGCCGAAGGAGAGAAGCTCTTAGCCACTCACTCTAATTATCTTTATATAGCCAAG GTTAGGCAAGTTGAGTACAACAACACTGAAGGATGGCAGTTCCTCGTTCATTATCTC gGTTGGAAAAAAAG TTGGGATGAATGGGTTGGAATGGATCGTTTGATGAAGCACACCGAGGAAAATATGCGCAAAAAACATGCCCTTGATGAGAAGCATGGCATTGATAAGAATCCGAAAGCCCCACGTGGTCCTCTGGCTAAATCCAAGAGTACTAACG TTTCAAGAGGCAGGAAGCGACGGAATGAATCTGTCATCAAG CTAAAACCTGCTCTTGATCCTGACAAGCTTGTCAGCATTCAAATTCCTCCAACACTGAAGAAACAATTAGTTGATGATAGCGAGTTTATTACCCATCTCGGCAAG CTCGTTAAACTTCCTCGTTCTCCTAATGTGAAAGAcatattgaaaaattattttgattacaGATTGAAGAAATGTGGCTC GATGGCTGATTCAGTTGAAGAAATCATGAAAGGATTGTGTAGTTACTTTGATAAAGCACTGCCAGTGATGCTGTTGTACAAGACCGAGCGCCAACAGTACCAAGAAGCTTGTCCAGCCAATGTCTTTCCTTCTGCTATATATGGGGCCGAGCATTTGTTACGCCTCTTTG ttAAGTTGCCCGAGTTATTGTTCCACGCTAGCATTGAAGAGGAGACGTTGATAGGGCTTCAGGCACAATTACTTGACTTTCTCAG GTTCTTGCAAAAAAACCAGAGCACATTTTTCCTTTCTACTTATCATGTTGCTGAAGATATTAAGATCAGCTCCAACAAATAA
- the LOC137821307 gene encoding protein MRG1-like isoform X1 has product MKMGISKTSTEVTDNSDSSNSDSSNSDSSNSDSSNSNSNSSHSNSSSSTQTETDNHISLPAPYAEGEKLLATHSNYLYIAKVRQVEYNNTEGWQFLVHYLGWKKSWDEWVGMDRLMKHTEENMRKKHALDEKHGIDKNPKAPRGPLAKSKSTNENAVSRGRKRRNESVIKLKPALDPDKLVSIQIPPTLKKQLVDDSEFITHLGKLVKLPRSPNVKDILKNYFDYRLKKCGSMADSVEEIMKGLCSYFDKALPVMLLYKTERQQYQEACPANVFPSAIYGAEHLLRLFVKLPELLFHASIEEETLIGLQAQLLDFLRFLQKNQSTFFLSTYHVAEDIKISSNK; this is encoded by the exons ATGAAAATGGGGATTTCCAAGACAAGCACTGAGGTTACCGACAATAGCGATAGCAGCAATAGCGATAGCAGCAATAGCGATAGCAGCAATAGCGATAGCAGCAATAGCAATAGCAACAGCAGCCATAGCAATAGCAGCAGCAGCACTCAGACTGAAACTGACAACCATATCTCCCTTCCTGCTCCCTACGCCGAAGGAGAGAAGCTCTTAGCCACTCACTCTAATTATCTTTATATAGCCAAG GTTAGGCAAGTTGAGTACAACAACACTGAAGGATGGCAGTTCCTCGTTCATTATCTC gGTTGGAAAAAAAG TTGGGATGAATGGGTTGGAATGGATCGTTTGATGAAGCACACCGAGGAAAATATGCGCAAAAAACATGCCCTTGATGAGAAGCATGGCATTGATAAGAATCCGAAAGCCCCACGTGGTCCTCTGGCTAAATCCAAGAGTACTAACG AAAATGCAGTTTCAAGAGGCAGGAAGCGACGGAATGAATCTGTCATCAAG CTAAAACCTGCTCTTGATCCTGACAAGCTTGTCAGCATTCAAATTCCTCCAACACTGAAGAAACAATTAGTTGATGATAGCGAGTTTATTACCCATCTCGGCAAG CTCGTTAAACTTCCTCGTTCTCCTAATGTGAAAGAcatattgaaaaattattttgattacaGATTGAAGAAATGTGGCTC GATGGCTGATTCAGTTGAAGAAATCATGAAAGGATTGTGTAGTTACTTTGATAAAGCACTGCCAGTGATGCTGTTGTACAAGACCGAGCGCCAACAGTACCAAGAAGCTTGTCCAGCCAATGTCTTTCCTTCTGCTATATATGGGGCCGAGCATTTGTTACGCCTCTTTG ttAAGTTGCCCGAGTTATTGTTCCACGCTAGCATTGAAGAGGAGACGTTGATAGGGCTTCAGGCACAATTACTTGACTTTCTCAG GTTCTTGCAAAAAAACCAGAGCACATTTTTCCTTTCTACTTATCATGTTGCTGAAGATATTAAGATCAGCTCCAACAAATAA